One genomic segment of Pseudomonadota bacterium includes these proteins:
- a CDS encoding HAD family hydrolase: MTKVINSTKEKAALLDWDGTLRAGYEITEWCDFLDERGNFDREIGERQRTLLSNYLTGKITYSQAVFDVGVNYAEGLGGYKVKDTQDLALQFADNDKAIFDFTPALFEILHRNKIKIILVSNTPQLLLEVYRKKFKLSKVYGLKIAEKADFWVNKVIINPGLTESKKKIAADLAKKYDIILGMGDTHHDVPLFEYSRFRLFIKPRKKPNISIPEVIGLEVVSEDTVLKTIESKLINISTS, from the coding sequence ATGACAAAGGTTATTAATTCCACTAAAGAAAAGGCGGCGCTTTTAGACTGGGATGGTACACTCCGCGCCGGATATGAAATTACAGAGTGGTGCGATTTTCTGGACGAACGGGGTAATTTTGACAGAGAAATAGGAGAACGCCAGAGAACTCTACTCTCAAATTATCTTACCGGCAAAATAACCTATAGCCAGGCGGTCTTCGATGTAGGTGTGAACTATGCTGAGGGACTTGGGGGTTATAAGGTCAAAGACACTCAGGATCTTGCCCTGCAATTCGCAGATAATGACAAAGCAATATTCGACTTCACGCCGGCACTTTTTGAAATATTACACAGGAATAAAATTAAGATAATTCTCGTAAGTAACACTCCCCAGTTACTTCTTGAAGTGTACAGAAAGAAATTTAAATTGAGCAAGGTGTATGGATTAAAGATCGCGGAAAAAGCCGACTTCTGGGTAAACAAGGTTATTATAAATCCAGGGCTTACAGAGTCTAAAAAGAAGATAGCCGCTGATCTTGCGAAAAAATATGATATTATCCTGGGCATGGGAGACACCCACCATGATGTGCCTTTGTTCGAATACTCAAGATTCCGCCTTTTTATAAAACCCAGAAAAAAACCAAATATAAGCATTCCTGAAGTCATCGGATTGGAAGTGGTCAGCGAAGACACGGTATTAAAAACAATTGAATCCAAACTGATAAATATTTCTACCAGTTAG
- a CDS encoding DUF6364 family protein, whose protein sequence is MQTKLTLRLDDSLIEQAKTYAHEKGRSLSQVVADYFRILKTDTIHTKRTPPITASLHGLLKDAKVDEKDYRKYLEEKFH, encoded by the coding sequence ATGCAGACCAAACTTACCTTACGTCTCGATGATAGCCTTATCGAACAGGCAAAAACATATGCCCATGAAAAAGGAAGATCACTGTCGCAAGTGGTTGCCGATTACTTCCGTATTCTTAAAACAGACACAATCCATACCAAAAGAACACCTCCAATAACGGCATCTCTTCATGGACTGCTCAAGGATGCTAAAGTTGATGAGAAGGATTACCGGAAATATCTTGAGGAAAAATTTCATTGA
- a CDS encoding PIN domain-containing protein, translating to MKLLFDTNIVLDVLMDRKPFADSASALFAASEEGAITGYLCGTTLTTIYYIVSKAMGSEQAKEAIKKLLVIFQVALVNRVVIEKALASDFKDFEDAVLHASACYAGVDAIVTRNEGDFSKADIPIYSPVHAEKIVNEIVGENEKEGQ from the coding sequence TTGAAATTACTTTTTGACACCAATATAGTGCTTGATGTTCTCATGGACAGAAAGCCTTTTGCTGATTCCGCTTCAGCCCTTTTTGCAGCGTCAGAAGAGGGTGCAATTACAGGTTATCTCTGTGGAACAACACTCACAACGATATATTATATTGTCTCAAAAGCCATGGGGTCCGAACAGGCAAAGGAGGCAATAAAAAAGCTTCTGGTCATCTTTCAGGTGGCTCTTGTAAATCGTGTTGTTATAGAGAAGGCATTGGCAAGTGATTTTAAAGATTTTGAAGATGCAGTATTGCATGCATCAGCCTGTTATGCCGGTGTAGATGCAATAGTCACACGCAATGAAGGTGATTTTAGTAAGGCAGATATTCCCATCTATTCTCCCGTTCATGCAGAGAAGATTGTAAATGAGATTGTGGGAGAGAATGAAAAAGAAGGGCAATGA
- a CDS encoding ABC transporter ATP-binding protein — protein sequence MNETIMSVSGLKKRFDKNGLEVNVLKGIDLTIQQRDFITIMGPSGAGKSTFLHILGTLDAPTEGEIIFRGRNVHEFNEEESGIFRNEKVGFVFQFYHLLQDFNVIENIMIPLMIRRINEAEALKKAEAFLEIMGLTNRKNHRPGELSGGEQQRVAIARALVNEPELILADEPTGNLDRKTGREVLNYILSINERLSSTLVLVTHDPEIGSIGTRKFNMVDGELFQL from the coding sequence ATGAATGAGACCATTATGAGCGTATCCGGACTGAAAAAAAGATTCGACAAGAACGGTCTGGAAGTCAATGTTCTTAAGGGTATTGACCTTACCATACAGCAGAGGGATTTTATTACGATTATGGGGCCTTCAGGTGCAGGTAAAAGCACATTCCTCCATATATTGGGCACCCTGGACGCACCCACCGAAGGTGAGATAATTTTCAGAGGCCGGAATGTACATGAATTTAACGAAGAAGAGTCGGGCATCTTCAGAAATGAGAAGGTGGGCTTTGTATTTCAGTTCTATCATCTGCTGCAGGATTTCAATGTCATTGAAAATATTATGATCCCTCTTATGATACGCCGGATAAACGAGGCGGAGGCATTAAAGAAGGCAGAAGCCTTTCTTGAAATTATGGGTCTTACAAACAGAAAAAATCATCGACCCGGAGAATTGTCAGGCGGAGAGCAGCAAAGGGTTGCCATTGCAAGAGCTCTTGTGAATGAACCGGAACTGATTCTTGCAGACGAGCCGACAGGCAACCTTGACAGGAAAACAGGCCGCGAGGTCCTTAATTACATACTTTCAATAAATGAAAGGCTTTCATCCACCCTTGTTCTCGTCACTCATGACCCGGAAATAGGCTCCATCGGAACAAGAAAGTTTAATATGGTTGACGGGGAACTCTTCCAGCTCTGA
- a CDS encoding lipoprotein-releasing ABC transporter permease subunit, translating into MKYETSIGLRYLRSKRKEAFISLTTWISVVGIAIGVLALILVIAVMTGFQNEIRERILGINPHILVMSIDKDIQEPAKLVSTIKGIDGVTQAFPFVSFQAMVQAGRQLSGVIVKGLNAEDVKFMGNLLKEGSISALNKNGSVLIGKELAKHMGLLSGDTFSVMVPFGGVSPMGAIPETVRVKVGGIFETGMYEIDNTLIIMPLKDVENIIGAGVTGIEIKLKDVYQADEIRKEIGKRLGFGYFGRTWIEMNKNLFSALKLEKIAMFIILALVILVASFNIISSLVMTVKEKKKDIAILKAMGARKKSIMKIFMVEGIAIGVVGALIGSFSGYMLCEIQSRFQIIKLSPDVYYITTLPMMISILDVILIASTTMIICTLSTLYPSYKASKIDPVEALRYE; encoded by the coding sequence ATGAAATACGAAACTTCTATAGGTTTACGATACCTGCGTTCCAAAAGAAAAGAGGCCTTCATATCCTTAACCACCTGGATTTCCGTTGTCGGCATCGCAATCGGCGTTTTAGCTTTAATTCTCGTGATTGCCGTTATGACAGGATTTCAGAATGAGATCAGGGAACGTATACTCGGCATAAACCCGCATATCCTCGTAATGAGTATTGACAAAGACATACAGGAACCGGCGAAACTTGTAAGCACTATCAAAGGGATAGACGGAGTCACTCAGGCCTTTCCTTTTGTGTCATTCCAGGCCATGGTTCAGGCCGGCAGGCAGCTATCGGGTGTTATTGTTAAGGGTTTGAATGCCGAAGATGTAAAGTTCATGGGAAATCTACTGAAGGAAGGCAGCATAAGTGCCCTTAATAAAAATGGGAGCGTCCTTATAGGCAAGGAACTGGCAAAGCATATGGGCTTACTGTCAGGCGATACATTTTCGGTTATGGTTCCTTTTGGCGGCGTCTCACCTATGGGCGCCATTCCTGAGACGGTCAGGGTCAAGGTAGGCGGCATATTCGAGACCGGCATGTACGAGATTGACAACACCCTCATTATTATGCCGTTGAAAGATGTGGAAAACATAATTGGTGCAGGAGTAACAGGTATAGAAATAAAACTGAAAGATGTATACCAGGCAGATGAAATCAGAAAAGAGATAGGTAAACGGCTCGGGTTCGGGTATTTTGGCAGGACATGGATCGAGATGAACAAGAATCTCTTTTCAGCATTGAAACTTGAAAAAATTGCCATGTTTATCATACTCGCACTGGTAATTTTAGTGGCAAGCTTCAATATAATCAGCTCTCTTGTTATGACTGTAAAGGAAAAGAAAAAAGATATCGCAATCCTGAAAGCCATGGGAGCAAGAAAGAAAAGCATCATGAAAATATTTATGGTAGAGGGCATTGCCATAGGTGTTGTGGGCGCTCTGATAGGCTCATTCAGCGGCTATATGCTGTGTGAAATTCAAAGTAGATTTCAAATTATTAAACTATCGCCGGATGTTTATTATATAACCACGCTGCCCATGATGATAAGTATTTTGGATGTTATTCTCATTGCATCAACAACCATGATCATCTGTACCCTGTCAACGCTTTATCCCTCATACAAGGCCTCAAAAATCGATCCTGTGGAGGCTCTGAGATATGAATGA
- the lysS gene encoding lysine--tRNA ligase, which translates to MEPINELIVVRKEKEKALRDAGIETYPQDNGPYITTEDIEKKFGEISHDDLEKVEEHVCVAGRVMAFRDFGKSSFIHIQDRKGKIQAYVRKDMLKSPEYGIFKKFDICDIVGVDGRLFRTKTGELTILAENIKLLTKSLRPLPEKWHGLKDVEERYRKRYLDLIVNERAKDVFTKRAKIIEFIRNYFIKKDFVEVETPMMHAIAGGAVAKPFITHHNALNMELYLRVAPELYLKRLVVGGFERVFEINRNFRNEGISVRHNPEFTMLEFYQAYSTYEDLMAFTEDMVSSLVHELFNSYKVTYSGQEIDFSPPWRKMTMEEALRDLGGFDLARLDDMGWLASYAKELEIEGAEKETKGKLITKIFEELCEKQLIQPTFITRYPVEVSPLAKRNKENPHLTERFEMYINGMEIANGFNELNDPEDQRARFEEQIREKEEGAMMDEEYITALEYGLPPTAGEGIGIDRLTMVLTDSPSIREVIFFPLLKP; encoded by the coding sequence ATGGAACCTATTAATGAATTAATTGTCGTCAGGAAAGAAAAAGAGAAAGCTTTAAGGGATGCCGGTATAGAAACATATCCTCAGGACAACGGTCCTTACATCACCACAGAGGATATTGAAAAAAAGTTCGGCGAGATTTCGCATGACGACCTTGAAAAGGTTGAAGAACATGTCTGTGTTGCTGGCAGAGTCATGGCCTTCAGGGATTTCGGCAAGAGCAGCTTTATCCACATCCAGGACAGAAAGGGTAAAATCCAGGCATATGTGAGAAAGGATATGCTCAAGTCTCCAGAATACGGTATTTTTAAGAAGTTTGACATATGCGATATTGTAGGCGTTGACGGCAGGTTATTCAGAACCAAGACCGGAGAATTAACAATCCTCGCAGAAAACATAAAGCTTCTCACGAAATCACTCCGCCCTTTGCCTGAAAAATGGCATGGACTGAAGGATGTGGAAGAGCGGTACAGAAAGAGGTACCTCGACCTTATCGTCAATGAGCGTGCCAAGGATGTTTTTACAAAAAGGGCAAAAATAATAGAATTTATAAGGAACTATTTCATAAAGAAAGATTTTGTTGAGGTGGAAACACCTATGATGCATGCCATCGCAGGCGGCGCAGTGGCTAAGCCATTTATTACCCATCACAACGCACTTAATATGGAACTTTACCTCAGGGTTGCACCGGAATTGTATTTAAAAAGACTTGTCGTAGGGGGATTTGAACGGGTTTTTGAGATAAACAGGAATTTCAGGAATGAAGGTATTTCAGTCCGGCATAACCCGGAATTCACCATGCTAGAATTCTATCAGGCATACTCCACCTATGAAGACCTTATGGCCTTTACAGAGGATATGGTATCGTCTCTGGTACATGAGCTTTTCAATAGCTATAAAGTTACATACAGCGGTCAGGAAATAGATTTTTCGCCGCCCTGGAGAAAGATGACCATGGAGGAAGCATTACGCGATTTGGGAGGATTTGATCTTGCCCGGTTGGACGATATGGGATGGCTTGCTTCGTACGCAAAAGAACTGGAGATAGAAGGAGCTGAAAAAGAGACCAAAGGGAAGCTTATCACAAAGATTTTTGAAGAACTCTGTGAGAAGCAATTGATACAGCCGACTTTTATCACACGCTACCCTGTCGAAGTATCACCGCTTGCAAAGAGAAACAAAGAAAACCCTCATCTCACAGAAAGGTTTGAAATGTATATTAACGGCATGGAGATAGCAAACGGCTTCAACGAGTTGAATGATCCTGAAGACCAGAGAGCGCGCTTTGAAGAACAGATCCGGGAAAAGGAAGAAGGCGCAATGATGGATGAGGAATATATAACAGCTCTTGAATATGGTCTGCCGCCGACAGCAGGTGAAGGCATCGGGATTGACAGGCTTACCATGGTCCTTACAGATTCACCTTCTATCAGGGAAGTAATTTTCTTTCCGTTGCTGAAACCTTGA
- the rimO gene encoding 30S ribosomal protein S12 methylthiotransferase RimO gives MRFKIISLGCPKNLVESEYITASLEKKGNELSEQCDTVIINTCAFIADAAKESIETILEETINREGHKKKLVVTGCLVERYGEKLRALLPEADLFIGRNFYDEIGTLIDKNGFFQRKGNFSESFPRKILTAKPTAYLKIQEGCDNRCSYCTVPDIRGSLRSRSMESIRDELEWLLAEGFKEINIIGQDITSYGKNDGHDLQKLLSYLLTVKGDYFLRLLYMHPKGINKDLLDLISREDRIIKYMDIPIQHSEDNILNRMGRGYNKNYLEMLFRDIRENIPDAVLRTTVIVGFPGETEDEFSNLCDFIKTCEFDMLGAFMYSKEEGTKAARFKGHLRKGIKQERHNTIMAMQKDISKERLKSLIGKNVQVIVEGKEGGYMAGRLLTQAPDIDGMVFIKGPCNIGEIREGKIVKTLDYDVIVEL, from the coding sequence GTGCGATTTAAAATTATCAGCCTTGGCTGCCCTAAGAACCTCGTAGAATCGGAATATATTACAGCAAGTCTTGAAAAAAAAGGAAATGAACTTTCAGAACAGTGCGATACTGTCATTATCAATACCTGTGCATTTATTGCAGATGCAGCAAAGGAATCCATTGAAACGATCCTCGAAGAAACAATTAACCGGGAGGGCCATAAGAAAAAGCTGGTAGTTACAGGCTGTCTTGTTGAGCGTTACGGAGAAAAATTACGGGCATTGCTTCCCGAAGCAGATCTTTTCATAGGCAGGAATTTCTATGATGAGATCGGGACGCTGATTGATAAAAACGGGTTTTTTCAGAGAAAAGGCAATTTTTCTGAGAGTTTTCCCAGGAAAATTCTCACAGCCAAACCAACAGCCTACTTGAAAATTCAGGAAGGCTGCGACAACAGGTGCAGTTATTGCACTGTGCCGGATATACGGGGAAGTCTGCGGAGCAGAAGTATGGAAAGTATCAGGGATGAACTTGAATGGCTTCTGGCAGAAGGTTTTAAAGAAATAAACATAATCGGCCAGGATATTACCTCTTATGGGAAAAATGACGGCCATGATTTGCAGAAATTGTTGTCTTACCTTCTCACGGTAAAGGGGGATTATTTTCTCAGACTCCTATATATGCACCCTAAAGGAATAAATAAAGATTTATTAGACCTCATAAGCAGAGAAGACAGGATTATCAAATATATGGATATACCTATCCAGCATTCGGAAGACAATATTCTTAACCGGATGGGAAGGGGATATAATAAAAACTACCTTGAAATGCTCTTCAGAGATATAAGGGAGAACATCCCTGACGCCGTATTGAGAACTACCGTAATTGTGGGCTTTCCTGGTGAAACAGAGGATGAGTTTTCAAATCTCTGTGATTTTATAAAAACGTGTGAATTCGACATGCTCGGGGCATTTATGTATTCTAAAGAGGAAGGCACAAAAGCTGCAAGATTTAAGGGACACCTGAGAAAAGGAATCAAACAGGAAAGACACAATACAATCATGGCCATGCAAAAGGATATTTCAAAAGAAAGATTGAAAAGTCTTATCGGAAAAAACGTGCAGGTAATCGTTGAGGGAAAAGAAGGGGGATATATGGCTGGAAGGCTACTAACCCAGGCACCTGATATAGACGGCATGGTTTTTATTAAAGGACCATGCAATATCGGTGAGATAAGAGAAGGTAAAATAGTGAAAACCCTCGATTATGATGTTATAGTAGAATTATAG
- a CDS encoding ATP-dependent 6-phosphofructokinase encodes MKLKIGVLTGGGDCPGLNGAVKWVTKSALDPRLVDKRSVSFEVIGIANGWKGLVEVDPDDPKSCERYLKHLDEENVRRWDRYGGTNLGTSRTNPFNPNNDRSEKVIDNIKKLGIDIVVAIGGEDTLGVAYKLYKLGIKTVGIPKTIDNDLTGTDYSLGFDTAVNVIMEEIDRLRTTAGSHGRIFVVETMGRHAGWLALHGGECSGAYIILIPEYLFDMNRVCELLSERRGREINYSIIVVSEGAMPSGQHEFLRDGKVDEFGHPSLGGIANYVSDEIEKRTGFVSRPIALSYLQRGGTPSAHDRLMARRFGIAAVDMVVNEDFGRMVALSRGQITSVPMKEIIHKLKLVDVNKFYDIERYNGRRSIL; translated from the coding sequence ATGAAACTTAAAATTGGTGTTTTGACAGGTGGAGGAGATTGTCCCGGTCTTAATGGTGCAGTAAAATGGGTAACAAAAAGTGCTCTTGATCCGAGACTTGTTGATAAGCGGTCTGTTTCTTTTGAAGTTATCGGCATTGCCAACGGCTGGAAAGGTTTGGTAGAAGTTGATCCTGACGATCCTAAAAGCTGCGAAAGATACCTGAAGCATCTTGATGAAGAAAATGTTAGAAGATGGGACCGTTATGGGGGAACAAACCTCGGCACCTCAAGGACAAACCCCTTTAATCCGAATAATGACCGTTCTGAAAAAGTAATTGATAATATTAAAAAGCTCGGGATAGACATAGTTGTAGCAATTGGCGGAGAAGATACACTTGGAGTTGCCTATAAATTGTACAAACTGGGCATCAAGACAGTAGGCATTCCAAAGACTATTGATAATGATCTCACAGGAACCGACTATTCTCTCGGTTTTGATACTGCTGTCAATGTAATTATGGAGGAAATAGACCGGTTGAGGACTACAGCCGGTTCTCATGGCCGTATATTTGTTGTCGAAACAATGGGGCGACATGCCGGGTGGCTCGCCCTGCATGGTGGTGAATGCAGCGGTGCATATATCATTTTAATACCGGAATATCTTTTTGATATGAACCGTGTATGTGAACTCCTCAGTGAACGAAGAGGGCGGGAAATAAACTATTCAATTATTGTCGTTTCCGAAGGTGCAATGCCTTCAGGACAACATGAATTTCTTCGAGACGGCAAGGTAGATGAATTCGGACATCCCTCGCTTGGAGGCATAGCAAATTATGTTTCCGATGAAATAGAAAAAAGGACAGGATTCGTATCACGCCCAATCGCCTTGAGTTACTTGCAACGCGGAGGAACACCTTCAGCACATGATCGTTTGATGGCAAGGCGGTTTGGTATTGCAGCGGTTGATATGGTAGTCAACGAGGATTTCGGACGCATGGTAGCTCTTTCGCGCGGTCAGATCACGAGTGTTCCGATGAAAGAGATTATACATAAACTAAAGCTTGTTGACGTTAATAAGTTTTACGATATTGAAAGGTATAACGGACGCAGATCAATACTGTAG